In Sphingomonas sp. PAMC26645, one DNA window encodes the following:
- the cbiB gene encoding adenosylcobinamide-phosphate synthase CbiB gives MVEPVAVLAIIIDAAVGWPAPLYARIGHPVGGFAWMIGWAETRWNRPTLSGTVRRAAGVVTIVSLIGIAVAVALAATSVARWILGPMAWIAIALMAAPGLAIRSLYDHIVPVARARETGDLEAARARVAMIVGRDVATLDEAGVARAAIESLAESVCDGVVAPLFWLLVAGLPGLWAYKAINTADSLIGHREARWRAFGWAAARTDDVANLIPARISGVLLCVAGWGGWRTMVRDAGNHASPNAGWPEAAMAGALGLRLAGPIAYDGVITAKPYIGEGRADVTATDLRAALGIYRRACILLLVVAGVLAWRL, from the coding sequence GTGGTTGAGCCGGTCGCCGTGCTGGCGATCATCATAGACGCGGCGGTCGGCTGGCCGGCGCCGCTCTATGCTCGGATCGGTCATCCGGTTGGTGGCTTCGCATGGATGATCGGCTGGGCTGAGACGCGTTGGAACCGCCCTACCCTATCGGGCACGGTCCGTCGCGCCGCCGGTGTCGTCACGATCGTCTCACTCATCGGAATAGCCGTTGCAGTAGCGCTCGCCGCAACGTCCGTCGCGCGCTGGATACTCGGCCCCATGGCCTGGATCGCGATCGCCCTGATGGCGGCGCCTGGGCTCGCGATCCGCAGCCTGTACGACCATATCGTGCCGGTCGCGCGCGCCCGCGAAACCGGCGATCTCGAAGCAGCCCGCGCCCGCGTCGCGATGATCGTCGGCCGGGACGTCGCGACGCTCGACGAGGCGGGCGTCGCGCGCGCCGCGATCGAGAGCCTCGCGGAAAGCGTCTGCGACGGCGTCGTCGCACCGCTGTTCTGGCTACTGGTCGCCGGCCTGCCGGGCCTCTGGGCGTACAAGGCGATCAACACCGCGGACAGCCTGATCGGACACCGAGAGGCCCGATGGCGCGCATTCGGCTGGGCGGCGGCGCGGACCGACGACGTCGCCAACCTCATCCCCGCGCGGATCAGCGGCGTTTTGCTTTGCGTTGCCGGCTGGGGCGGTTGGCGGACGATGGTACGCGATGCTGGCAACCATGCCTCACCCAACGCAGGGTGGCCCGAGGCGGCAATGGCCGGCGCGCTGGGCCTTCGTCTTGCCGGACCGATCGCCTATGACGGTGTCATCACCGCGAAACCCTATATCGGCGAGGGTCGCGCCGACGTGACCGCCACGGACCTCCGCGCGGCACTCGGGATCTATCGTCGGGCCTGCATCCTTCTCCTCGTCGTCGCCGGAGTACTCGCATGGCGGCTTTGA
- a CDS encoding Crp/Fnr family transcriptional regulator: MATTLSPLALMVRKLETHAVLDDGDRKALLALPYTLRTFEPSSYLVREGDAPDQCAVLLSGFAYRQKLTGAGMRQIVSLHIPGEPLDFQHLFLDVADHNVQTLTRAEVATIPRSALRELARNRAAISNAIFVNTLVEGSIFREWILNIGRRDARSRLAHFLCEFAIRLDMQGLTGADGYELPMSQEQLGDALGLTAVHVNRTIKSLEADGLIGRNRRRISFPQWDALRELADFSSRYLHLAQQTS; this comes from the coding sequence ATGGCTACGACGCTCAGCCCCTTGGCGCTGATGGTTCGGAAGTTGGAAACGCACGCTGTGCTGGACGACGGCGATCGCAAGGCGCTGCTCGCGCTGCCATATACCCTTCGCACGTTCGAGCCGTCCTCCTACCTCGTGCGCGAAGGCGATGCGCCGGATCAATGCGCGGTACTGTTGTCGGGGTTCGCGTATCGCCAGAAGCTGACCGGCGCGGGCATGCGACAGATTGTGTCGCTGCACATTCCCGGTGAGCCGCTCGACTTCCAGCACCTGTTCCTCGACGTCGCGGACCACAACGTCCAGACGCTCACGCGCGCGGAGGTTGCGACGATCCCGCGATCGGCGCTGCGCGAACTGGCGCGGAACCGTGCGGCCATCAGCAACGCGATCTTCGTCAATACGCTGGTCGAGGGATCGATCTTTCGCGAATGGATTCTGAACATCGGTCGCCGCGATGCGCGGTCGAGGCTGGCGCATTTCCTGTGCGAATTCGCGATCCGTCTCGACATGCAGGGGCTGACCGGCGCCGATGGCTATGAATTGCCGATGAGCCAGGAGCAGCTCGGCGATGCACTCGGACTGACGGCGGTGCATGTGAACCGCACGATAAAGTCGCTCGAGGCGGATGGTCTGATCGGGCGCAATCGTCGCCGGATCAGCTTCCCGCAATGGGATGCGCTACGCGAACTCGCCGACTTTTCGAGCCGCTACCTCCACCTCGCGCAACAGACCAGCTGA
- the cobU gene encoding bifunctional adenosylcobinamide kinase/adenosylcobinamide-phosphate guanylyltransferase, whose amino-acid sequence MQSVGKPFGKSLFVLGGARSGKSRHAQGMAEAAATDHATRLVYIATAQAFDGEMEDRIARHRADRDDRWRTVEAPLALGEALKSEDGPDVVMLVDCLTLWVSNLLLADEAIAARVDDLVETIARLEGRVILVSNEVGLGIVPDNLLARRFRDAAGLLHQRIAAEVDSVDMVMAGLVRRWKTPNMD is encoded by the coding sequence ATGCAATCGGTCGGAAAGCCGTTCGGAAAAAGCCTGTTCGTGTTGGGTGGCGCGCGCTCGGGGAAAAGCCGCCACGCGCAAGGCATGGCCGAAGCCGCGGCGACGGACCACGCGACGCGGCTCGTCTATATCGCGACCGCGCAGGCATTCGACGGCGAGATGGAGGATCGGATTGCACGCCATCGTGCCGATCGCGACGATCGGTGGCGGACCGTCGAGGCTCCGCTGGCGCTTGGCGAGGCACTGAAGAGCGAAGACGGCCCGGACGTCGTGATGCTGGTCGATTGCCTGACCCTGTGGGTGTCGAACCTGCTGCTAGCCGACGAGGCTATCGCCGCGCGCGTGGACGATCTGGTCGAGACGATCGCGCGGTTGGAAGGCCGCGTCATCCTCGTGTCGAACGAGGTGGGGTTGGGTATCGTCCCGGACAATCTGCTGGCTCGGCGTTTCCGGGATGCAGCAGGGTTGCTGCATCAGCGGATCGCGGCGGAAGTCGATTCCGTCGACATGGTCATGGCTGGGTTGGTTCGGCGCTGGAAGACGCCGAACATGGATTAG
- a CDS encoding aminotransferase class I/II-fold pyridoxal phosphate-dependent enzyme — MKDSMNALRIHGGRIDLAAVHYPDAPGPWLDLSTGINPCAWPTDRVPTVDLHSLPSPAAIADLEAAAAAVFGTTADWVVALPGSELGLRMLAALDLPTPARFVVPSYATHAEAIDGAVAIARDAIETLADGTLLLANPNNPDGQCDTPQRLLTIARSGAFLIVDEAFADVAPESSLIPLLRPDDRAIVFRSFGKFFGLPGVRLGFMIGPSENVAEMRRRLGSWPISAHAVAYGGAAYRDTTWIAAARVSIVERAERLDTMLARHGLQARGDCALFRLIDTDAAPALFERLAQVGILTRTFDHSPRWLRMGVPGSDQAFARLDEALGGG; from the coding sequence ATGAAAGACAGTATGAACGCCCTGCGCATCCACGGTGGACGGATCGACCTCGCCGCCGTCCACTATCCGGATGCGCCGGGACCATGGCTCGACCTGTCGACGGGTATCAACCCCTGCGCGTGGCCGACCGATCGCGTCCCGACGGTCGATCTGCACAGCCTCCCCTCGCCCGCCGCGATCGCCGATCTGGAAGCGGCGGCGGCGGCGGTGTTCGGTACGACCGCAGACTGGGTCGTCGCGTTGCCCGGCAGTGAACTCGGTCTGCGAATGCTGGCCGCGCTGGACCTGCCTACCCCCGCCCGGTTCGTCGTGCCGAGTTACGCCACGCATGCCGAAGCGATCGACGGTGCCGTTGCGATAGCGCGGGATGCGATCGAGACGCTCGCGGACGGCACGCTGCTGCTGGCCAACCCCAACAATCCGGACGGCCAGTGCGACACGCCGCAACGCCTGCTGACGATCGCCCGCAGCGGTGCCTTCCTGATCGTGGACGAAGCGTTTGCCGACGTTGCGCCCGAATCTAGCCTCATCCCACTGCTCCGCCCCGACGACCGCGCGATCGTGTTTCGGTCGTTCGGCAAATTCTTCGGCCTGCCCGGCGTGCGGCTCGGGTTCATGATCGGGCCGTCGGAAAACGTCGCCGAGATGCGGCGGCGGCTCGGCAGCTGGCCGATATCGGCGCACGCCGTGGCCTATGGCGGCGCGGCCTACCGAGACACCACATGGATCGCCGCCGCGCGGGTCTCGATCGTCGAACGCGCAGAGAGGCTCGACACGATGTTGGCACGTCATGGCCTCCAAGCCCGTGGCGATTGCGCGTTGTTCCGGCTGATCGACACCGACGCGGCACCAGCGCTGTTCGAACGGCTTGCACAAGTCGGCATCCTGACTCGAACCTTCGATCATTCGCCGCGCTGGCTTCGTATGGGCGTCCCGGGCAGCGACCAAGCCTTTGCACGGCTCGACGAGGCGCTTGGCGGTGGTTGA
- a CDS encoding TIGR04255 family protein, with product MAIGPVYVRPPINEIALSVSLATATLFDAYDVRSFHDLFRHEFPGHERTDPIEGVDFEQYAGLTPLNADGRATRWWFTSADGADILQVQQNFIARNWRRMVGIDDAPKYPGFTEVRGSFDKAVDQSRSWHRGQGRDMPKPRAVELMYDDVLPGLIENEKFMLSSMLNHLSSLGSRMANWQNAWIESVTVPGAPDATLSVQIVAAAASVAGSSEPRPVVRIIWRAAMETDSWSTVAAFFDASHAHIGRRFHEIVADKVKSNWSVL from the coding sequence ATGGCTATCGGCCCAGTCTACGTAAGGCCGCCAATCAACGAGATCGCCCTATCTGTGAGCTTGGCTACGGCCACTCTGTTCGACGCTTACGACGTTCGCAGCTTTCATGATTTATTCCGACACGAGTTTCCCGGTCATGAGCGAACAGACCCTATCGAAGGTGTCGATTTCGAGCAGTACGCCGGACTGACCCCACTGAATGCCGACGGGCGCGCTACGCGATGGTGGTTCACGTCAGCAGACGGAGCCGATATCCTTCAGGTTCAGCAAAACTTTATCGCTCGAAATTGGAGGCGCATGGTCGGCATCGACGACGCCCCAAAATACCCTGGATTTACCGAAGTTCGGGGGAGCTTTGACAAAGCCGTTGACCAAAGTCGTTCCTGGCATCGAGGGCAGGGGCGCGACATGCCTAAACCGCGTGCCGTAGAGCTGATGTACGACGATGTTTTGCCGGGATTGATTGAAAACGAGAAGTTCATGCTGTCGAGTATGCTCAACCATCTCAGCAGTCTGGGCTCTCGCATGGCCAATTGGCAGAATGCATGGATCGAATCGGTAACCGTGCCAGGCGCGCCGGATGCGACACTAAGCGTGCAGATCGTGGCCGCGGCTGCGTCAGTCGCCGGGTCATCGGAACCGAGACCGGTCGTTCGTATAATTTGGCGAGCGGCGATGGAAACGGACTCTTGGTCCACCGTTGCAGCTTTCTTTGACGCTTCTCACGCCCATATTGGCCGTAGGTTTCACGAAATTGTTGCTGATAAGGTGAAATCAAACTGGAGCGTCCTGTGA